The Salinibaculum sp. SYNS191 genome has a window encoding:
- a CDS encoding NAD-dependent epimerase/dehydratase family protein, with amino-acid sequence MTDSDGPWPSGQRVLVTGGGGFVGGALADALVGDNEVRVLDDFSTGERERVPEEATVVAGDVRDAGTVRAAMDGVDVVFHQAGLVSVDDSTERPAESESRNVAGTVRVLDAARRADARAVVASSAAVYGHPETVPVPEDAALSPTSPYGVDKVAVDHYTRLFADLYDLPTVALRYFNVYGPGQPDSGYSGVVSTFLDRARADEPLPIHGDGTQTRDFVHVDDVVRANLRAAETSHVGRAFNVGTGEETTVEGLARTVVDVVGADSELVHADGRPGDIDRSVADLTAATRDLDFRPRTTLADGLATLVDGK; translated from the coding sequence GTGACCGACAGCGACGGTCCGTGGCCGTCCGGGCAGCGGGTACTCGTGACCGGCGGCGGCGGGTTCGTCGGGGGCGCACTCGCCGACGCGCTCGTCGGCGACAACGAGGTCCGGGTGCTGGACGACTTCTCGACCGGCGAGCGCGAGCGTGTGCCGGAGGAGGCGACGGTCGTTGCCGGCGACGTCCGCGACGCCGGGACTGTCAGAGCGGCGATGGACGGCGTGGACGTGGTCTTCCACCAGGCGGGGCTCGTGAGCGTCGACGACTCCACCGAGCGCCCGGCCGAGAGCGAGTCACGGAACGTCGCGGGGACGGTGCGGGTGCTCGACGCCGCTCGGCGGGCGGACGCACGCGCCGTCGTCGCCTCCTCGGCAGCGGTCTACGGCCACCCCGAGACCGTTCCAGTCCCCGAGGACGCAGCGCTGTCCCCGACGTCGCCGTACGGCGTCGACAAGGTCGCCGTCGACCACTACACGCGGCTGTTCGCCGACCTCTACGACCTGCCGACGGTCGCCCTGCGGTACTTCAACGTCTACGGCCCGGGGCAGCCCGACAGCGGCTACAGCGGCGTCGTCAGTACCTTCCTCGACCGGGCCAGGGCGGACGAGCCGCTGCCAATCCACGGTGACGGCACGCAGACGCGAGATTTCGTCCACGTCGACGACGTGGTCCGCGCGAACCTCCGGGCGGCGGAGACGTCCCACGTCGGCCGGGCGTTCAACGTGGGCACGGGCGAGGAGACCACTGTCGAGGGCCTGGCCCGGACCGTCGTGGACGTCGTCGGTGCTGACTCCGAACTCGTCCACGCCGACGGGCGACCGGGTGACATCGACCGGAGTGTGGCCGACCTGACGGCGGCCACCCGCGACCTCGACTTCCGGCCGCGGACGACGCTGGCCGACGGACTGGCGACGCTCGTGGACGGTAAGTAA
- a CDS encoding HTH domain-containing protein gives MSDETIATTSWWESYRTDVAAGQPHRIEVFFRSLAPSQGAHDKRRRIVSQLDEASSTSSLDSYDLHVVGDGMCLCEDCAETRLARHMHDTLATLREGGSDEIEPLAFSTRTVDSQMTGEHYTLLVPPEVSLAVYVDSSLRGVFPAAVEEVTVSVTDFLDAFTTLENAPATVQAEA, from the coding sequence ATGTCCGACGAGACAATCGCAACGACGTCGTGGTGGGAGAGCTATCGAACAGACGTAGCCGCGGGACAGCCACACCGCATCGAGGTCTTCTTTCGCTCCCTGGCACCGAGTCAGGGGGCACACGACAAGCGTCGTCGCATCGTCAGCCAACTCGACGAGGCCAGCAGCACGTCCTCGCTCGACAGCTACGACCTCCACGTCGTCGGCGACGGGATGTGTCTCTGCGAGGACTGCGCTGAGACCCGTCTCGCACGGCACATGCACGACACGCTGGCGACGCTGCGAGAGGGCGGTAGCGACGAGATCGAACCGCTGGCGTTCTCGACGCGGACCGTCGACTCACAGATGACCGGTGAGCACTACACCCTCCTCGTGCCCCCGGAGGTGAGCCTCGCCGTCTACGTCGACAGTTCGCTCCGTGGCGTCTTCCCCGCGGCCGTCGAGGAAGTCACCGTGAGCGTCACCGACTTCCTGGACGCGTTCACGACCCTGGAGAACGCACCCGCGACCGTTCAGGCCGAGGCGTAA
- a CDS encoding RNA methyltransferase, translating into MSVAVAVVDAETPGNVGTIARAMKNFGLSDLLLVDPPELDPDGEAYGFAGQAREDVLPDAREVTLDHVVENYHTVGCTATTNEDATKHVRYPFETPADLADSLQGVDADVCLVFGRESSGLTNDELARLDRICAIPASADYPVLNLGQAATVVLYECRDLTVSETQLPGEDHSADPAAVEGLHDQFADFLVALGHPGEKRAKTGRMWRRLLGRADPTGREVRTMRGLFRRAADRMRDDDQ; encoded by the coding sequence ATGAGCGTCGCGGTCGCCGTCGTCGACGCGGAGACGCCGGGCAACGTCGGCACCATCGCCCGCGCGATGAAGAACTTCGGGCTCTCTGACCTCCTGCTCGTCGACCCGCCGGAACTGGACCCCGACGGCGAGGCCTACGGCTTCGCCGGCCAGGCCCGCGAGGACGTCCTGCCGGACGCCCGCGAGGTCACCCTCGACCACGTCGTCGAGAACTACCACACCGTCGGCTGCACCGCGACGACCAACGAGGACGCGACGAAACACGTCCGCTACCCCTTCGAGACGCCAGCGGACCTGGCCGACAGTCTCCAGGGCGTCGACGCGGACGTCTGCCTCGTCTTCGGCCGGGAGTCGTCGGGGCTGACCAACGACGAACTCGCCAGGCTCGACCGCATCTGCGCGATTCCCGCGAGCGCGGACTACCCGGTGCTGAACCTCGGCCAGGCGGCCACCGTCGTGCTGTACGAATGCCGGGACCTGACCGTGTCGGAGACGCAACTGCCGGGCGAGGACCACAGCGCCGACCCCGCCGCAGTCGAGGGGTTGCACGACCAGTTCGCGGACTTCCTCGTGGCGCTCGGCCATCCCGGGGAGAAGCGCGCCAAGACCGGGCGGATGTGGCGACGGCTGCTCGGACGCGCCGACCCGACCGGCCGGGAGGTCCGCACGATGCGAGGTCTGTTCCGGCGAGCGGCCGACCGGATGCGCGACGACGACCAGTGA
- a CDS encoding NAD(P)-dependent glycerol-1-phosphate dehydrogenase, whose protein sequence is MFDKSTWIRLPRNVLVGHGVIEQTAAAVDDLHLRGRPLLVTSPTPRQIAGDRLAAQFEERGDDPATVTIEEASFESVQQVIDAAREVDAGYLVGVGGGKAIDIAKMASEDRGVGFVSVPTAASHDGIVSGRGSIAEGDTRHSVAAEPPLAVVADTEILAEAPWRLTTAGCADIISNYTAVRDWELAKRLKNVEYSEYGGALSRMTAEMLVQNAGSIKRGLEESAWVVVKALVSSGVAMSIAGTSRPASGAEHLFSHKLDQLVPDAALHGHQVGVGSIMVEYLHSGEHGEWVDVRDALATIGAPTTAAELGIDEETVIEALTTAHEIRDRYTILGDGMSEEAAREAASVTGVI, encoded by the coding sequence ATGTTCGACAAGTCGACGTGGATTCGCCTGCCGCGGAACGTGCTGGTGGGCCACGGGGTCATCGAGCAGACGGCCGCGGCCGTCGACGACCTCCACCTCCGGGGACGGCCGCTGCTCGTGACCAGCCCGACCCCGCGACAGATTGCGGGCGACCGTCTCGCCGCGCAGTTCGAGGAGCGCGGCGACGACCCGGCCACGGTCACCATCGAGGAGGCCAGTTTCGAGTCCGTCCAGCAGGTCATCGACGCGGCACGGGAGGTCGACGCGGGCTACCTCGTCGGCGTCGGCGGCGGGAAGGCCATCGACATCGCGAAGATGGCCTCGGAGGACCGCGGCGTCGGCTTCGTCTCGGTGCCCACGGCGGCGAGTCACGACGGCATCGTCTCCGGCCGGGGCTCCATCGCCGAGGGCGACACCCGTCACAGCGTGGCCGCGGAGCCGCCGCTGGCCGTCGTCGCCGACACCGAGATTCTCGCGGAGGCCCCCTGGCGGCTGACAACGGCGGGCTGTGCCGACATCATCTCGAACTACACGGCCGTCCGCGACTGGGAACTGGCGAAGCGGCTGAAGAACGTCGAGTACTCCGAGTACGGCGGCGCGCTCTCGCGGATGACCGCCGAGATGCTCGTCCAGAACGCCGGCTCCATCAAACGGGGGCTGGAGGAGTCGGCGTGGGTGGTCGTGAAGGCGCTGGTCTCCTCCGGCGTCGCGATGTCCATCGCCGGCACCTCCCGGCCCGCAAGCGGCGCGGAACACCTCTTCTCGCACAAGCTCGACCAGCTCGTCCCCGACGCGGCCTTGCACGGCCACCAGGTCGGCGTCGGCTCCATCATGGTCGAGTACCTCCACAGCGGCGAGCACGGCGAGTGGGTCGACGTCCGCGACGCGCTGGCGACCATCGGCGCGCCGACGACGGCGGCGGAACTCGGCATCGACGAGGAGACGGTCATCGAGGCGCTGACGACGGCCCACGAGATACGCGACCGCTACACGATTCTCGGCGACGGCATGAGCGAGGAGGCGGCACGCGAGGCCGCGAGCGTCACCGGCGTCATCTGA
- a CDS encoding cupin domain-containing protein has protein sequence MGYHVVDPAALAPTEDYPCDRRSITEAADLANLASAVYTIAPGEQLPRTYHYHEQREELFYVVDGTLSVETPDGEYAVPTGSVFVAEPDSPHRPYNPASADADVRVLGIGAPRYDIGRPYDPDSGAVPDSDS, from the coding sequence ATGGGCTATCACGTCGTCGACCCGGCGGCGCTTGCACCGACCGAGGACTACCCCTGCGACCGACGGTCGATTACGGAGGCCGCGGACCTCGCGAACCTGGCCAGCGCCGTCTACACCATCGCCCCCGGCGAACAGCTCCCGCGGACGTACCACTACCACGAGCAACGCGAGGAACTGTTCTACGTCGTCGACGGCACACTCTCGGTCGAGACGCCGGACGGCGAGTATGCCGTTCCTACCGGCTCCGTGTTCGTCGCCGAACCCGACAGTCCACACCGGCCGTACAATCCGGCGTCCGCGGACGCCGACGTCCGCGTCCTGGGTATCGGCGCGCCGCGGTACGACATCGGCCGCCCCTACGACCCCGACTCTGGCGCGGTGCCGGATTCGGACTCGTAG
- the folP gene encoding dihydropteroate synthase, whose protein sequence is MRTVDAAGLSIGDDHPPRIMGVLNVSSESPYKPSVFDDAAAAARYVDEDLIDEGADIVDVGLESANKKFEVLSAQQELDRLDTAVDAIESVSGDAVFSIETRYHEVAEAALDRGFDMVNDICGFADPQMPAVCAEYDVAVGKMASPPDLERPGAVETVDDIYDALFQNGLTEKTLVDPAFGGWSEDKTLEDDRETFNRLREFRAIGQPILVSINRKNFLRDIAGRETEGALPVSLAATSMAVERGAHVVRTHDVRETRDAALVGKEFARPRVRDDGVEELDVTTVVEAQRHFAGGPSDAEVAVDPEAGVARLFALDLSPEARKSLRGAVAETGAVVAAAGTRMVLGGSVADLRAVAERVTGPPELVDALARVREGCR, encoded by the coding sequence ATGCGAACAGTCGACGCCGCCGGCCTGTCCATCGGTGACGACCACCCGCCCCGAATCATGGGCGTCCTCAACGTCAGCAGCGAGTCCCCCTACAAACCCTCCGTGTTCGACGACGCCGCCGCGGCCGCCCGCTACGTCGACGAGGACCTCATCGACGAGGGGGCCGACATCGTCGACGTCGGCCTGGAATCGGCCAACAAGAAGTTCGAGGTGCTCTCCGCCCAGCAGGAACTCGACCGGCTGGACACCGCCGTCGACGCCATCGAATCCGTCTCCGGGGACGCGGTCTTCTCCATCGAGACCCGCTATCACGAGGTCGCAGAGGCGGCCCTCGACCGCGGGTTCGACATGGTCAACGACATCTGCGGCTTCGCCGACCCGCAGATGCCCGCCGTCTGCGCCGAGTACGACGTCGCCGTCGGCAAGATGGCGAGTCCGCCGGACCTCGAACGTCCCGGCGCGGTCGAGACGGTAGACGACATCTACGACGCGCTGTTCCAGAACGGGCTGACCGAGAAGACGCTCGTCGACCCCGCGTTCGGCGGGTGGAGCGAAGACAAGACGCTCGAAGACGACCGGGAGACGTTCAACCGTCTCCGGGAGTTCCGGGCCATCGGCCAGCCCATCCTCGTCTCGATAAACCGCAAGAACTTCCTCCGCGACATCGCCGGCCGCGAGACGGAGGGGGCGCTACCGGTCTCGCTGGCGGCCACGTCGATGGCGGTCGAGCGGGGCGCACACGTCGTCCGCACCCACGACGTGCGGGAGACCCGCGACGCTGCCCTCGTGGGCAAGGAGTTCGCACGGCCGCGCGTCAGAGACGACGGCGTGGAAGAACTCGACGTGACGACCGTCGTAGAGGCCCAGCGGCACTTCGCCGGCGGCCCCTCCGACGCCGAGGTAGCGGTCGACCCCGAAGCGGGCGTAGCGCGGCTGTTCGCGCTGGACCTCTCGCCCGAGGCCCGGAAGTCGCTGCGCGGTGCCGTCGCCGAGACGGGGGCCGTCGTCGCTGCGGCCGGGACGCGGATGGTCCTCGGCGGGTCGGTCGCGGACCTGCGCGCGGTGGCCGAGAGGGTGACCGGTCCGCCCGAACTCGTCGACGCGCTCGCCCGGGTACGAGAGGGGTGCAGGTAA
- the gatE gene encoding Glu-tRNA(Gln) amidotransferase subunit GatE, with protein MTDYDYEDLGLVAGLEIHQQLDTETKLFCQCPTTIREPAASDRSFTRYLHPTKSELGEIDAAALEESMVDREFEYLAYDTTCLVEEDDEPPHRVDREAMEVALEIAQLMDMTVVDQTHVMRKIVVDGSNTSGFQRTMLVANDGEIDTSEGAVGIEDMMLEEESAQRVEETDAGVRFSLDRLGIPLVEIGTKPDIRSPEQAREAAERIGMLLRSTGQVKRGLGTIRQDVNVSIADGARVEIKGVQSLDDIDDIVRNEVGRQVELLAIAEELAERGGAVGDPVDVSDVFADTDSGVIGGALSAGGTAMAVRLAGFDGLVGREIQPDRRLGTELADHAKRHGAGGIFHTDELPAYGVTEAEVEDLRAAVGAEPQDAVALVADDPETADLAIEAVVERAEDALAGVPEETRDANEDGTTRYLRPLPGAARMYPETDVPPVDPDPSEVETPELLTEKVERYQSEFGLDAGLADQVAYGRRMPLFERAVEMGVDPTLAAGTVESTVTELRRDDVPVENLTDDHFVGLFALLADGDLAKEGVPDLLTALAENPGLSADEAAEQEDLGSAGEDAVREAVSEVVERNADQVEQEGMGAFSALMGECMGALRGKADGDVVSDVLREEIQKRA; from the coding sequence ATGACCGACTACGACTACGAGGACCTGGGGCTCGTCGCCGGGCTGGAGATACACCAGCAACTCGACACGGAGACGAAGCTGTTCTGCCAGTGCCCGACGACGATTCGCGAGCCGGCGGCGAGCGACCGGTCGTTCACCCGCTATCTGCACCCGACCAAGAGCGAACTGGGGGAGATAGACGCCGCCGCCCTCGAGGAGAGCATGGTCGACCGCGAGTTCGAGTACCTCGCCTACGACACGACCTGCCTCGTCGAGGAGGACGACGAACCCCCCCACCGCGTCGACCGCGAGGCGATGGAAGTGGCGCTGGAGATAGCCCAGCTGATGGACATGACTGTCGTCGACCAGACTCACGTCATGCGGAAAATCGTCGTCGACGGGTCGAACACGTCGGGCTTCCAGCGGACGATGCTGGTCGCCAACGACGGCGAAATCGACACCAGCGAGGGCGCAGTCGGCATCGAGGACATGATGCTCGAGGAGGAGAGCGCCCAGCGCGTCGAGGAGACCGACGCCGGCGTCCGCTTCAGCCTCGACCGCCTGGGCATCCCGCTGGTGGAAATCGGCACCAAGCCCGACATCCGCTCGCCCGAGCAGGCCCGCGAGGCCGCCGAGCGCATCGGGATGTTGCTGCGCTCGACCGGGCAGGTCAAACGCGGACTGGGGACCATCCGCCAGGACGTCAACGTCTCTATCGCCGATGGTGCCCGCGTCGAGATCAAGGGCGTCCAGAGCCTCGACGACATCGACGACATCGTCCGCAACGAGGTCGGCCGCCAGGTCGAACTGCTGGCCATCGCCGAGGAACTCGCCGAACGCGGGGGCGCGGTCGGCGACCCCGTCGACGTCAGCGACGTGTTCGCGGACACGGACAGCGGCGTCATCGGCGGCGCGCTCTCCGCCGGCGGGACGGCGATGGCTGTCCGCCTCGCGGGCTTCGACGGCCTCGTCGGGCGGGAGATTCAGCCCGACCGCCGACTCGGGACGGAACTGGCCGACCACGCCAAGCGCCACGGCGCGGGCGGCATCTTCCACACCGACGAACTGCCGGCCTACGGCGTGACCGAAGCGGAGGTCGAGGACCTGCGGGCGGCAGTCGGCGCGGAGCCCCAGGACGCCGTCGCGCTGGTCGCGGACGACCCGGAGACGGCCGACCTCGCCATCGAGGCGGTCGTCGAGCGCGCCGAGGACGCACTGGCAGGTGTGCCGGAGGAGACCCGCGACGCCAACGAGGACGGCACGACGCGCTACCTGCGCCCGCTACCCGGCGCAGCCCGGATGTACCCCGAGACGGACGTGCCGCCGGTCGACCCCGACCCGTCGGAGGTGGAGACGCCGGAACTGCTGACAGAGAAGGTCGAGCGCTACCAGTCCGAGTTCGGCCTCGACGCAGGTCTCGCCGACCAGGTCGCCTACGGCCGCCGGATGCCGCTGTTCGAGCGCGCCGTCGAGATGGGTGTCGACCCCACGCTGGCCGCCGGGACCGTCGAGTCGACGGTCACGGAACTCCGCCGTGACGACGTGCCCGTCGAGAACCTGACCGACGACCACTTCGTGGGACTGTTCGCGCTGCTTGCCGACGGTGACCTCGCCAAGGAGGGCGTCCCGGACCTGCTGACGGCGCTCGCGGAGAATCCTGGCCTCTCCGCCGACGAAGCCGCGGAGCAGGAGGACCTCGGCAGCGCCGGCGAGGACGCGGTCCGCGAGGCCGTCTCCGAAGTCGTCGAGCGCAACGCCGACCAGGTCGAACAGGAGGGGATGGGAGCCTTCTCCGCGCTCATGGGCGAGTGCATGGGCGCGCTCCGCGGGAAGGCCGACGGCGACGTGGTCAGCGACGTCCTCCGCGAGGAGATACAGAAGCGAGCTTGA
- a CDS encoding 6-hydroxymethylpterin diphosphokinase MptE-like protein produces the protein MNFAEWEPVYEDILADFGFERAADERARDLLAELLADERTLALDGLDADGETVAVAGAGPNLEAETAMAAEADAVFAASTAADRLLSAGVTVDCMVTDLDKNPGTVRSLTERGVPVAVHAHGDNVPAVREHVPTFDADWVLPTTQAAPVGPVVNPGGFTDGDRAAFLADHLGAERLVFPGWDFDDPSVDASKGRKLRWAERLLAWLERRRGEHFPVLDGRRSDVDPV, from the coding sequence ATGAACTTTGCCGAGTGGGAGCCGGTCTACGAGGACATTCTGGCCGACTTCGGGTTCGAGCGGGCCGCCGACGAGCGAGCACGCGACCTGCTGGCCGAACTGCTCGCCGACGAGCGCACGCTGGCCCTCGACGGGCTGGATGCCGACGGTGAGACCGTCGCCGTCGCCGGGGCGGGGCCGAACCTGGAGGCCGAGACCGCTATGGCGGCCGAGGCGGACGCCGTGTTCGCGGCGTCGACCGCGGCGGACCGACTGCTCTCCGCCGGGGTCACGGTCGACTGCATGGTGACCGACCTGGACAAGAATCCCGGGACTGTCCGGTCTCTCACGGAACGTGGCGTCCCGGTCGCAGTCCACGCACACGGCGACAACGTCCCCGCCGTCCGCGAGCACGTGCCGACCTTCGACGCTGACTGGGTGTTGCCGACGACGCAGGCGGCACCGGTCGGGCCGGTCGTCAACCCGGGCGGGTTCACCGACGGGGACCGCGCGGCCTTCCTCGCGGACCACCTGGGGGCTGAGCGGCTCGTCTTCCCCGGCTGGGACTTCGACGACCCGTCGGTCGACGCGTCGAAAGGCCGGAAGCTCCGGTGGGCCGAGCGCCTCCTGGCGTGGCTGGAACGACGGCGCGGGGAGCACTTCCCGGTCCTGGACGGCCGGAGGTCGGACGTCGACCCGGTCTGA
- the glmS gene encoding glutamine--fructose-6-phosphate transaminase (isomerizing) codes for MCGITGCVGTGEAVSCLLDGLSNLEYRGYDSAGLAVLDGDGLSVCKREGEVSELEAAVDGEFAGGSLGVGHTRWSTHGPPTDANAHPHTGCDGRVAVVHNGIIDNHERLRERLQRRGHEFRSDTDTEVVPHLVEEFLAGGADAGTAFRRAVDELSGSYAIVMVVDGVERLFATRSGSPLVLGVDDDACYLASDVPAFLEHTDRVVYLEDGDVLSVEAGEYTITDGDGYHVDRPVRTVDWTPEDAQKEGYDHYMLKEIHEQPMALRRALRGRIDAGIEVPAWLLDHPDGVPVRFVACGTSYHAALYAVELLQKRGISAQASLASEFATSPPPLVDGSVVVGVTQSGETADTLGALRRASEAGARTLAVTNVVGSTAARECDDAIFIRAGPEIGVAATKTFSSQVVTLALLAERLADADTGILQALSTVPDALQYVLDHTTAPQVARTYADASAYFFVGRGVAHSVSLEGALKLKEISYEHAEGFPAGELKHGPLALVTPETPVFAIETGDHSDRMRGTVEEVQARGAPVVAVTHPESAVAAAAETVLPIPETHPELAGLLANAQLQLLSYHTARLLDRPVDKPRNLAKSVTVE; via the coding sequence ATGTGTGGCATCACGGGATGTGTCGGCACCGGCGAGGCCGTCAGCTGTCTCCTCGATGGCCTCTCGAACCTGGAGTACCGCGGCTACGACTCCGCAGGGCTCGCCGTCCTCGACGGCGACGGGCTCTCCGTCTGCAAGCGCGAGGGCGAAGTGTCCGAACTGGAGGCCGCCGTCGACGGCGAGTTCGCCGGCGGCAGTCTGGGCGTCGGACACACCCGCTGGAGTACCCACGGCCCGCCGACGGACGCCAACGCCCACCCGCACACCGGCTGTGACGGGCGGGTCGCCGTCGTCCACAACGGCATCATCGACAACCACGAGCGCCTCCGCGAGCGCCTGCAGCGCCGCGGCCACGAGTTCCGGAGCGACACCGACACAGAGGTCGTTCCCCACCTCGTCGAGGAGTTCCTCGCCGGGGGTGCCGACGCGGGGACTGCCTTCCGGCGTGCCGTCGACGAACTCAGCGGGAGCTACGCAATCGTGATGGTCGTCGATGGCGTCGAGCGGCTGTTCGCCACCCGCTCTGGCTCGCCCCTCGTGCTCGGCGTCGACGACGACGCCTGCTACCTCGCCAGTGACGTGCCGGCCTTCCTCGAACACACGGACCGCGTGGTCTACCTCGAAGACGGCGACGTGCTCTCCGTGGAGGCAGGCGAGTACACCATCACCGACGGCGACGGGTACCACGTCGACCGCCCCGTCAGGACGGTCGACTGGACTCCCGAGGACGCACAGAAGGAGGGGTACGACCACTACATGCTCAAGGAGATACACGAGCAGCCGATGGCGCTTCGGCGCGCGCTCCGCGGGCGCATCGACGCGGGGATCGAGGTCCCGGCGTGGCTGCTCGACCACCCGGACGGCGTCCCCGTACGGTTCGTCGCCTGCGGGACGTCCTATCACGCGGCGCTGTACGCCGTGGAACTGCTCCAGAAGCGGGGAATCTCGGCCCAGGCCTCGCTCGCCAGCGAGTTCGCGACCAGTCCGCCACCGCTCGTGGACGGTTCTGTGGTCGTCGGCGTCACCCAGAGCGGCGAGACAGCGGACACTCTCGGTGCGCTCCGGCGGGCCAGCGAGGCCGGCGCGCGCACGCTCGCGGTCACGAACGTGGTCGGCTCGACCGCGGCCCGTGAGTGCGACGACGCCATCTTCATCAGAGCGGGTCCCGAAATCGGCGTCGCCGCGACCAAGACGTTCTCCTCGCAGGTCGTGACGCTCGCGCTGCTGGCCGAACGACTCGCCGACGCCGACACCGGTATCCTCCAGGCGCTGTCGACGGTGCCCGACGCGCTCCAGTACGTCCTCGACCACACGACGGCCCCGCAGGTAGCCCGGACGTACGCGGACGCCAGCGCCTACTTCTTCGTCGGCCGTGGCGTCGCCCATTCGGTCTCCCTCGAAGGCGCGCTGAAGCTCAAGGAAATCTCCTACGAACACGCCGAGGGGTTCCCGGCGGGCGAACTGAAACACGGACCGCTGGCGCTCGTGACACCCGAGACGCCGGTCTTCGCCATCGAGACGGGCGACCACAGCGACCGGATGCGTGGCACTGTCGAGGAAGTCCAGGCCCGGGGTGCCCCGGTCGTCGCCGTCACGCACCCGGAGAGCGCCGTCGCCGCTGCTGCCGAGACGGTCCTCCCGATTCCCGAGACCCACCCGGAACTCGCCGGGTTGCTCGCGAACGCGCAGCTACAGTTGCTCTCCTATCACACAGCTAGATTGCTCGACAGGCCGGTCGACAAGCCGCGGAACCTCGCCAAGAGCGTTACCGTCGAGTGA
- a CDS encoding MFS transporter produces MNGNDRSIVGLVMAAHAMVHTYELSIPVLIPIWLSEFDVINLGVTQLTVTEASLGALVTVGYALFGLGALPSGVLVDKLDARVLITGCLVGMGLSFLVLAVAPSPVGIGLALVVWGISASVYHPSGLSLISRGVTQRGSAFAYHGMAGNFGIAVGPLVTILLLVVLDWRVVVGLLAIPAAVAAFYAIRVDIDERAAVAETDGGGGDSRAGSGVSSLGEFLSSSKTLFASAFVLVFLVTFCSGLYYRGVLTFLPELLRDVPSLSPVTFGGREFAPGDYIYVGLLMVGILGQYTAGKLTDRYRPEWGILAGFGALAVVALLFLPAAAVGLPALLVVSALLGFFLFSVQPFYQASVAEFTPAGKRGLSYGYTYLGVFGVGAIGAVLAGTLLTYFSADQLFLVLAGLGAVAATLGGVLVFWVPSRAGS; encoded by the coding sequence GTGAACGGAAACGACCGGTCCATCGTCGGGCTCGTCATGGCCGCACACGCGATGGTCCACACCTACGAGCTCTCGATTCCGGTCCTCATTCCGATCTGGCTCTCCGAGTTCGACGTCATCAACCTGGGAGTCACCCAGCTCACCGTGACGGAGGCCAGCCTCGGCGCGCTCGTCACCGTCGGGTACGCGCTGTTCGGGCTGGGCGCGCTCCCCAGCGGCGTCCTGGTCGACAAACTCGACGCGCGCGTGCTCATCACCGGCTGTCTCGTCGGCATGGGGTTGTCCTTTCTCGTGCTCGCGGTCGCTCCGTCCCCGGTCGGCATCGGCCTCGCGCTGGTCGTCTGGGGCATCTCCGCCAGCGTCTACCACCCGTCGGGCCTGTCGCTCATCAGCCGCGGCGTGACCCAGCGCGGCAGCGCCTTCGCCTACCACGGCATGGCCGGCAACTTCGGCATCGCCGTCGGGCCGCTGGTCACCATCCTGCTGCTGGTCGTCCTCGACTGGCGGGTGGTGGTCGGTCTGCTCGCCATCCCGGCAGCCGTCGCCGCGTTCTACGCCATCCGCGTCGACATCGACGAGCGGGCGGCGGTGGCCGAGACTGACGGCGGCGGGGGCGACAGCCGCGCCGGCAGCGGCGTCTCCTCGCTCGGCGAGTTTCTCTCCAGTTCGAAGACGCTCTTCGCCAGCGCGTTCGTCCTCGTCTTTCTGGTCACCTTCTGCTCCGGCCTCTACTATCGCGGCGTCCTGACCTTCCTGCCGGAACTCCTGCGGGACGTGCCCTCGCTGTCGCCGGTGACCTTCGGCGGCCGCGAGTTCGCCCCCGGCGACTACATCTACGTCGGCCTGCTGATGGTCGGCATCCTCGGGCAGTACACCGCCGGCAAACTCACCGACCGCTACCGCCCCGAGTGGGGCATCCTCGCCGGCTTCGGCGCGCTCGCCGTCGTCGCCTTGCTCTTCCTCCCGGCGGCGGCCGTGGGTCTGCCCGCGCTGCTGGTCGTCTCCGCCCTCCTGGGCTTTTTCCTGTTCTCGGTCCAGCCGTTCTACCAGGCCAGCGTCGCCGAGTTCACGCCCGCGGGCAAGCGCGGCCTCTCCTACGGCTACACGTACCTCGGCGTCTTCGGCGTCGGCGCTATCGGTGCCGTCCTCGCCGGGACGCTGCTGACCTACTTCTCCGCGGACCAGCTGTTCCTGGTACTGGCCGGCCTCGGTGCGGTGGCCGCTACACTCGGCGGCGTCCTCGTGTTCTGGGTCCCGTCCCGGGCCGGGTCGTAA